Proteins found in one Crassostrea angulata isolate pt1a10 chromosome 3, ASM2561291v2, whole genome shotgun sequence genomic segment:
- the LOC128177588 gene encoding cytochrome P450 2C8-like, with product MFDFWTIFLAVVVGILYIWWKNTTRDAVLPPGPPTVPFLGNLLSVNPETVLDTFQEYRRKYGEVFSLITGSKTLVVISGYDTLREIFIKHGDVTSERPDIFITREVGKFKGVATSSGALWKEHRTFSLNTLREFGFGKRSLETRIIEEIEVFVQEIQSKKGEPFNIHSLINVCISNIMCSITFGKRYDHDDKKFLSLLNSINQNLSNENVMFVATVLPFIRYIPGDPFRIKKVLRNVDKVENHLRQLVDEHEQIYDENNLRDYVDVFLKKMKSERNNPNTTFDEDQLLKIVGELFVAGTETTSTAIRWFCLFMIRHPEVQEKMRNEINDVIGTSRFPSLEDKQNLPYCEAVIHETLRIGTIAPLSVPHGLASDLKFNGFTIPKDALLIPNLYSVFFDEKIFPDPYDFKPERFLDEKGNLKNTDKVLAFSLGRRVCLGEALARMELFLFVTSLIQRFTLEAGDIKNIPSEKGTMGITYAPKDFVLKAVPT from the exons ATGTTTGATTTTTGGACGATTTTCCTGGCGGTTGTTGTTGGGATTTTGTATATCTGGTGGAAGAATACAACGAGGGATGCAGTCCTACCCCCGGGGCCCCCTACGGTCCCTTTCCTAGGGAATCTCCTCAGTGTGAATCCGGAGACAGTGTTGGATACATTCCAGGAATATCGACGGAAATATGGAGAAGTATTTAGTCTGATCACGGGCTCCAAGACCCTTGTTGTGATCAGTGGATATGATACCCTGAGAGAGATATTCATAAAACATGGAGACGTGACGTCAGAAAGGCCCGATATTTTTATTACTAGGGAAGTTGGAAAATTTAAAG GTGTAGCCACCTCCTCAGGTGCGCTGTGGAAAGAACACAGAACCTTTTCTTTGAACACACTAAGGGAATTTGGATTTGGAAAACGTAGCTTGGAGACTAGAATTATCGAGGAAATAGAAGTTTTTGTTCAAGAAATTCAATCGAAAAAGGGAGAACCATTTAACATACACTCCTTGATTAATGTCTGTATCTCCAACATCATGTGTTCCATCACCTTCGGTAAACGATATGACCACGACGATAAAAAATTCCTTTCTCTTCTGAATTCAATCAACCAAAATCTTAGCAACGAGAACGTCATGTTTGTGGCCACTGTCTTACCCTTTATAAGGTATATTCCTGGAGATCCATTTCGAATTAAAAAGGTGTTGAGAAATGTTGATAAGGTGGAAAATCATCTTCGGCAACTCGTGGACGAACATGAACAGATTTATGATGAGAATAACTTGCGAGACTACGTTGACGTTTTCCTGAAAAAGATGAAATCGGAACGGAACAATCCAAATACAACATTTGATG aagatCAGCTGTTGAAGATCGTGGGTGAACTCTTTGTTGCTGGAACTGAAACAACCTCAACTGCCATTCGATGGTTCTGCTTGTTCATGATCAGACATCCGGAAGTACAAGAAAAgatgcgcaatgaaatcaatgaCGTCATTGGTACTTCCCGTTTCCCTAGTTTGGAAGATAAGCAAAATCTTCCCTATTGCGAGGCAGTCATTCACGAAACACTCCGCATTGGAACCATTGCGCCTTTATCTGTTCCACATGGGTTAGCAAGTGATCTGAAGTTCAACGGGTTTACCATTCCTAAAGATGCACTTCTTATTCCAAATTTGTATTCTGTTTTCTTTGACGAAAAGATCTTTCCAGACCCATATGATTTTAAACCCGagagatttttggatgaaaagGGCAACCTTAAAAACACTGATAAAGTATTGGCATTTTCGCTTG GTCGCCGAGTTTGTCTCGGAGAAGCTTTAGCAAGAATGGAACTCTTTctgtttgtgacgtcattaaTTCAGAGATTCACCTTAGAGGCCGGTGACATAAAGAATATTCCGTCAGAGAAAGGCACTATGGGTATTACGTATGCTCCAAAAGACTTTGTTTTGAAAGCAGTTCCGACATAG
- the LOC128177589 gene encoding nuclear receptor ROR-beta-like — MEPVSVQRKGKKREKYTCSHEPLEFPSCRVCGKKSTGIHFGVYSCEACKTFFRRSFLRSTPYKCDKGGDCLINAEKQNGSRPCPACRLVKCLDLGMSKDGVKQGRYTMTQRTSVILEVQKLRDQTSNRLATDPENTHPGIQGDRQINDGCELDCNIFHQDSQDDGTLSETSGGSCAIHSSSSSANSPHIQDKEIVELAQEVGRTSIIIGEESTKESGVPCLDKSEDILQRIMTGYGYLEHFTKSMTDEEIQDILDKEWMKHTDKTKLFGKLEYLPTDQYNDIYEKTQLDVDGRKKLLSEAKYEFMKMANDYVKFCKNIPFFSGLSLEDQKALLKCSHFEFFTILQHKGMNTEKEMCISYTGKVLPLSETCPYTSKETLLSWAEFSEDVSKLQLSPEEFALMLGICVTFRDRCQLDHPDDVENIQKQLLETLEFTLSKSHYENKGRRLAKLLDLFVRLRVIGDEYLELYKVICQDPIMRENLPEFLIYL; from the exons ATGGAACCCGTAAGTGTTCAACGCAAAGGCAAGAAAAGAGAGAAATACACTTGTTCACACGAACCTCTGGAGTTCCCCTCGTGTCGTGTGTGTGGGAAGAAATCCACGGGAATCCATTTTGGGGTGTACAGTTGTGAAGCATGCAAG ACTTTCTTCCGTCGAAGTTTCTTAAGAAGTACCCCTTACAAATGTGACAAAGGGGGAGATTGTTTGATCAACGCCGAAAAACAAAACGGATCTAGGCCATGTCCAGCATGCCGACTGGTAAAATGTTTGGATTTGGGAATGTCAAAAGATG GTGTAAAACAGGGTCGTTATACGATGACACAAAGGACCAGTGTTATACTGGAAGTTCAGAAACTTCGAGATCAGACCTCGAATAGATTGGCAACTGACCCAGAAAACACGCACCCGGGCATTCAAGGGGACCGCCAAATAAACGATGGATGCGAGTTGGACTGCAATATATTTCATCAAGATTCTCAAGATGATGGAACACTTTCAGAAACGTCGGGAGGATCTTGCGCTATTCATTCTTCATCTAGTTCAGCAAATTCACCTCATATTCAGGATAAAGAAATCGTGGAACTTGCACAGGAAGTAGGACGGACCTCTATAATCATAGGCGAAGAATCCACAAAAGAGAGTGGTGTCCCTTGTTTAGACAAATCGGAGGATATTCTCCAGAGAATAATGACTGGTTACGGGTATTtggaacattttacaaaatctaTGACAGACGAAGAGATTCAGGACATTTTAGATAAAGAATGG ATGAAACATACTGATAAAACAAAACTGTTTGGAAAATTAGAATATCTGCCAACGGATCAGTATAACGACATTTATGAAAAAACACAGTTAGATGTAGACGGCAGAAAGAAATTGCTCTCAGAAGCGAAATATGAATTCATGAAGATGGCTAACGACTACGTAAAGTTCTGCAAGAACATTCCATTCTTCTCGGGGCTAAGTCTGGAAGATCAGAAAGCTCTATTAAAAT GTTCCCATTTCGAGTTTTTTACCATTTTGCAACACAAAGGTATGAATACAGAAAAGGAGATGTGCATTTCGTATACCGGAAAGGTGCTGCCTCTGAGTGAGACATGTCCCTATACAAGTAAGGAAACACTGCTAAGCTGGGCGGAATTCTCGGAAGACGTGTCCAAGCTTCAGCTCAGTCCGGAAGAATTTGCTTTAATGCTGGGTATTTGTGTTACATTTAGAG ACAGGTGCCAGCTAGATCATCCAGATGATGTTGAAAACATTCAGAAACAACTTTTGGAGACTCTTGAGTTTACGTTATCCAAATCCCATTATGAGAATAAAGGACGCCGTCTGGCCAAACTGTTAGACCTGTTTGTGCGCCTGCGCGTGATTGGGGATGAGTACCTTGAATTATACAAAGTCATATGCCAGGACCCAATCATGCGGGAAAACCTCCCAGAGTTCCTTATTTATTTGTAA